Below is a window of Clostridiales bacterium DNA.
TCTGAATGTGCAGTCCAAGCAGTCCATCATGGACTCCTTTGACACCTTCATGGACCTGATGAACAAGATGATCTGGCTGCTGGTCGTCGCCGCGGTCCTGCTGGGCATCGTGGTGCTCTACAACCTCGGTGTCATGAGCTATACCGAGCGCTACCGGGAAATGGCCACGCTGAAAGTGGTCGGCTTTAAGGATTCGCGGATCGGCCGTCTCCTCATCGGCCAGAACCTGTGGCTCACCGTCATCGGAATCCTGATCGGCATCCCGGCCGGCGTAGGCGTCCTGCAGTACCTGCTCACGGCGCTGGCTTCGGAGTATGAGCTGAAGCTCACCCTCGGCCCGGCCACCTGGATTGTCAGCGTCCTGCTCACCTTCTGCGTCTCGCTGGCGGTCGGCCTGATGATCTCCCGCAAAAACCGGACCATCGATATGGTCGCGGCCCTGAAAACCGAGGAATAATCCCGCATCCGCGGGAATCCGGGGATCCGGCAGCATGCCGGATCCTTTTTTTCGGGAAAACAGTCAATAACCGGCTGTTGACAACCGGTCCGGAAAGAGGTACGATAAATATACCCCCTGGGGGTATATTGGAGGAGATTGTATGGCACATGAAACCTGCCCCGCCTGCGCCCGGCATACCGAGCGCAGCGATGAACAGAAGAAAAAGCTGGCCAACCGGCTCAGCCGGATGGAGGGCCAGCTCCGCGGCATCCGCAAAATGATCGATGAAGACGCCTACTGCTATGATGTCCTCATGCAGTCTGCTGCCGTCCTGTCCGCGCTCAAATCCTTCAACCGGGAGCTGCTGCGTTCCCACATGGACCACTGCGTGGTCCGGGATATCCGCGCGGAAAAGCCCGGCGTAACGGATGAGCTGATGACCATCCTGGAAAAGCTGATGTAACCGGAGGATTCAACAGATGAAACAGTATCAGGTCACCGGCATGAGCTGCGCCGCATGCAGCGCCCGGGTGGAAAAGGCCGTCAGCGCCGTGCCGGGCGTCACCGCATGCTCGGTCAGTCTGCTCACCAATTCCATGGGCGTGGAAGGCTCCGCCGCCCCGGCGGAAATCATCCGTGCCGTGGAGGAAGCCGGCTATGGTGCCAGCGAAAAAGGTTCTGCCGCGGCCGCGCCTTCCGCCGCCGCGGCGGAGGAAGCCCTCCGGGATACGGAAACGCCCCGCCTCCGGCGCCGGCTGTTCGCCTCCCTCGGCTTCCTGCTCGTGCTCATGTATTTCTCCATGGGCGTGCACATGGCCGGTTTCCCGGCGCCGGCTTTCCTGGCCGGCAACCATGTGGCCCTCGCCCTCCTGCAGATGATCCTCAGTGCTGTTGTGCTCGTCATCAACCAGAAGTTCTTTATCTCCGGCTGGAAAGGGCTCATCCACCGCGCGCCCAATATGGATACGCTGGTGGCCATGGGCTCCGGCGTGTCCTTTGCCTGGAGTGTCTTCATGCTCTTCCGCATGGTGGACGCGCATCACCACGGGGACATGCCCGCCGTCATGGACGGGATGAACCAGCTGTATTTTGAGTCTGCCGCCATGATCCTCACGCTGATCACCGTCGGCAAGATGCTGGAAGCCCGCAGCAAGGGCCGCACTACCGACGCGCTGAAGAGCCTCATGAAGCTCGCGCCGCAGACGGCCGTCCTCCTGCGGGACGGGACGGAGATTACCGTCCCCATCGCTGAGGTACATACCGGCGATGTGTTTGTGGTCCGGCCCGGGGAGAATATCCCGGTCGATGGAACTGTGCTTTCCGGCAGCGGCTCCGTGGATGAATCCGCCCTCACCGGGGAGAGCATCCCGGTGGACAAGACGGAAGGCGATACCGTTTCCGCGGCAACCGTCAACCGCTCCGGCTTCCTCACCTGCCGCGCCTCCCGCGTCGGTGAGGATACCACCCTCAGCCAGATCATCCGCATGGTATCCGATGCGGCCGCTACCAAGGCGCCCATCGCGAAGATCGCGGACCGCGTCAGCGGCGTGTTCGTCCCGGTGGTCCTGGCCATTGCGGCAGTGACGACCGTTGTCTGGCTGGTCGCCGGGCAGACCGTGGCCTATGCGCTGGCCCGCGGAATCTCCGTCCTGGTTATCTCCTGCCCCTGCGCCCTGGGCCTGGCCACGCCGGTGGCCATCATGGTCGGCAACGGACTGGGGGCGAAAAACGGCATCCTGTTCAAAACCGCCGTCTCCCTGGAGGAGGCCGGCAAGGCGCAGATCATCGCGCTGGATAAAACCGGTACGGTCACCGAAGGCCTGCCGAAGGTCACCGATGTCCTGCCCGCAGGCGGAATCACGGAAAACGAGCTGCTCACCGCAGCGCTCGCGCTGGAAAGCAAGTCCGAGCATCCGCTCGCCCGCGCGGTCGTCGCGTACGCGGAAGCCAGAGGGCTTTCCGCCCCGGAAACGGAAAACTTCACTGCCCTGCCCGGCAACGGCCTGCAGGCGGAGCTGTCCGGTGCCCGGCTCATCGGCGGCAGCCGCAGATACATCGGCGGCCTGGTCCGCCTGCCGGAGGATGCCGTGCAGGCTGCAGACCGGCTCTCCGGCGAGGGAAAGACGCCCCTCTTCTTTGTCCGGGATGACTGCCTGCTCGGGATGATTGCCGTGGCGGATACCCTCCGGGAGGACAGCCGGGAAGCCATCGCGGCGCTGAAGAATATGGGCATGAAGGTCGTCATGCTCACCGGCGACAACCTGCGCACCGCGCAGGCCATCGGAAAGGCGGCCGGGGTGGATGAGGTCATCGCCGGCGTCCTGCCGGATGAGAAGGAAGGCGTCATCCGCCGCCTGCAGGCGCTCGGCAAAACGATCATGGTCGGTGACGGAATCAACGATGCCCCGGCCCTCACCCGGGCGGATACCGGCATCGCTGTCGGCGCAGGTACGGATGTTGCGATCGACGCGGCGGACGTGGTGGTCATGAAGAGCCGCCTGTCCGATGTCGCGGCCGCCGTCCGGCTCAGCCGCGCCACCCTGCGGAACATCCGGGAGAACCTGTTCTGGGCGTTTTTCTACAATGTCATCGGCATTCCGCTTGCGGCCGGCGTATGGATTCCCGTTTTCGGCTGGGAGCTGAATCCCATGTTCGGTGCCGCGGCGATGAGCCTTTCCAGCTTCTGTGTCGTCACCAACGCACTGCGCCTGAATCTCTTCAGGCTGCATGATTCTGGCAAAGACCGGGCACTCACGCCGGTCGCGGAGGAAGACTTCCGCGCGGCGGTTGAAAATATCCAGTCCGAATTATTGAAGGAGGAACAGACTATGACGAAAACCATCGGAATCAAGGGAATGATGTGCATGCACTGTGAAGCACGCATGAAGAAGGCGCTCGAGGCGGTGGACGGCGTTGTCAGCGCCGCGCCGGACCATGAGAAGAACCAGGCCGTCCTGGAGCTCTCCAAAGACGTGCCGGAAGCCGTGCTCCGCAAGACCGTGGAAGACGCCGGCTACGAATTCGTCGGCTGATTTTTCCGGTATGTGAAAAAGGAGGCAGCATCTGATATGTACCCTCTTTACTGGACACCCAGTAAGGAGGGTATTTTTATGCGTTACAGTTATGAGTACAAGATGAAATGTATTGAGATGTACAGAGAAGGAAGGTGGCCTGAGACCCCTACAGGTATTAAAGAAGCGCGATACTTTCATAATATGATCCTGCGATGGTTTCATGTAGTAGAAGCAAATGGGCCAGATATTCTCAAACCCCGGGAAACTAATAAGGATTGGACCCCAGAAGAGAGATATGAGCTGGTTGCAAAAGTCCTAGGTGGTTCATCAATCCAGTTTGTAGCTAATGAGGCGGGTATAAATAGCGGATTACTTACTTGCTGGGTTCGCAAATATAAGAACGAGGGGTATAATGGCCTTATAAACAAGAGAAAAGGTCGACCACCAAAGGAGCCCCATATGAAGAAAATCAATTACAACAACCCTAGGAAACTTAATGAGTCCGAGTATGAAGAACTCGTAAGGCTAAGGGCTGAAAACGAGTATATCAAAGCGGAAATCGAAGTCATAAAAAAAGAGATCGCCTTGAGAGAAGAAAAGGAAGCTGCGCGTCTCAAGGCGAAAAAGCAAACGATCATCAAAGAACTCAGAGAAGAAGGATACCAACTGAAGTATCTTCTTAAAGCGATGTGCCTTTCCAGATCAACGTACTATTACGAAGTTTCAAAAGAAGATGTGGTAGCCAAAAGGAGCGAAGCAGTCGCAAGTGTGATCAGGGAAATCTTTGAACATAATAAAGGTCGATACGGTGTCCGGAGAGTACACCACGAACTGATCAACAGAGGCTATAAGGTAAACCACAAAAAGGTCCAGCGATTAATGCACTGCATGGACCTTAAAGGCAAACGCCCGAAAGAAAAATACCATTCTTATCAGGGAGAAGTTGGAAAGGTGGCAGATAACCTCATTAACCGAGACTTCAGTACAACAAAGCCTTTGCAAAAATGGACAACAGATGTTTCTCAATTCAATTTATCTTGGGGAAAATGCTATCTTTCTCCAATTCTGGATATGCACACAAATGAGGTCATCTCATACGATCTCTCGTTAAGTCCAAACATGGAACAGATCCGACGGATGCTGGATAAGGGGCTGAGCAGGTTTTCCTCACTTAATGGTCTGATCTTTCATTCTG
It encodes the following:
- a CDS encoding metal-sensing transcriptional repressor encodes the protein MAHETCPACARHTERSDEQKKKLANRLSRMEGQLRGIRKMIDEDAYCYDVLMQSAAVLSALKSFNRELLRSHMDHCVVRDIRAEKPGVTDELMTILEKLM
- a CDS encoding heavy metal translocating P-type ATPase produces the protein MKQYQVTGMSCAACSARVEKAVSAVPGVTACSVSLLTNSMGVEGSAAPAEIIRAVEEAGYGASEKGSAAAAPSAAAAEEALRDTETPRLRRRLFASLGFLLVLMYFSMGVHMAGFPAPAFLAGNHVALALLQMILSAVVLVINQKFFISGWKGLIHRAPNMDTLVAMGSGVSFAWSVFMLFRMVDAHHHGDMPAVMDGMNQLYFESAAMILTLITVGKMLEARSKGRTTDALKSLMKLAPQTAVLLRDGTEITVPIAEVHTGDVFVVRPGENIPVDGTVLSGSGSVDESALTGESIPVDKTEGDTVSAATVNRSGFLTCRASRVGEDTTLSQIIRMVSDAAATKAPIAKIADRVSGVFVPVVLAIAAVTTVVWLVAGQTVAYALARGISVLVISCPCALGLATPVAIMVGNGLGAKNGILFKTAVSLEEAGKAQIIALDKTGTVTEGLPKVTDVLPAGGITENELLTAALALESKSEHPLARAVVAYAEARGLSAPETENFTALPGNGLQAELSGARLIGGSRRYIGGLVRLPEDAVQAADRLSGEGKTPLFFVRDDCLLGMIAVADTLREDSREAIAALKNMGMKVVMLTGDNLRTAQAIGKAAGVDEVIAGVLPDEKEGVIRRLQALGKTIMVGDGINDAPALTRADTGIAVGAGTDVAIDAADVVVMKSRLSDVAAAVRLSRATLRNIRENLFWAFFYNVIGIPLAAGVWIPVFGWELNPMFGAAAMSLSSFCVVTNALRLNLFRLHDSGKDRALTPVAEEDFRAAVENIQSELLKEEQTMTKTIGIKGMMCMHCEARMKKALEAVDGVVSAAPDHEKNQAVLELSKDVPEAVLRKTVEDAGYEFVG
- a CDS encoding IS3 family transposase, with the translated sequence MRYSYEYKMKCIEMYREGRWPETPTGIKEARYFHNMILRWFHVVEANGPDILKPRETNKDWTPEERYELVAKVLGGSSIQFVANEAGINSGLLTCWVRKYKNEGYNGLINKRKGRPPKEPHMKKINYNNPRKLNESEYEELVRLRAENEYIKAEIEVIKKEIALREEKEAARLKAKKQTIIKELREEGYQLKYLLKAMCLSRSTYYYEVSKEDVVAKRSEAVASVIREIFEHNKGRYGVRRVHHELINRGYKVNHKKVQRLMHCMDLKGKRPKEKYHSYQGEVGKVADNLINRDFSTTKPLQKWTTDVSQFNLSWGKCYLSPILDMHTNEVISYDLSLSPNMEQIRRMLDKGLSRFSSLNGLIFHSDQGWQYQHAYFRNTIEKRGIIQSMSRKGNCYDNSIMETFFGRLKNEMFYGYEKDYKSYEEFSKAMAKYIDYYNNERIQAKTKWMPPVKYRLASMG